From the Nodularia sphaerocarpa UHCC 0038 genome, the window CCGTGTAACCAAAAAAATCCGAGTTGAATCAGTAGCACAGCAAAAAAGTGTGTCAACGTTTTGTGGATATAACGCCATTGCAAGCGCTGCGGCTAGAGGATGGAAGCTTACAGCAGGACGGCAAAGTGTCCGCTTGAATGCTTTGTCAGAATTCCGTCGAAGTTTGACGGCGATCGCAACATTGACCGATGGATACTTGTATTGCTTCCCGATGAACAAAGAGGACTTCACTCTGTTTGGGACACAGTTAGGGCTAAGGCTTGGGGCTACTTTTACCTCTGATTTAGATAAAGCAAAAATGGTTACTGGTTCGTCGAGTCCTTACCCTGCCAAGGTCTCCAAGTTACTGGGACAAGCTACCTTTACAACCTTCTGCTCAACTGACAGATTAGCCTCTGCTATAGCTGAAGGGTTTAATGTTGTGAGTGAAGAAAGGTACGTGCCAGTAGATTCTGTTCCTTTTTAATTTTGTTGTGATGTCACTAATTGAAACTGAATCAGGCATAATTCTGCCTGGGCATCCTTTTTTTGATGAATATTTATATTCATCTCTCCCCCCCGGCTGGGGAAATTTTGCCTTCAAGAATCCGGATTTTGCATTTATAGCCAGGTCCGGTAGTGGAGTATTAGAAGCTGTAGACGATGACACTTTAGACGAATACGTGTATGGAGGAGAATACGATCTGCTTCTAGATGAACGAGGGGAGGATGATGGCTACAATTACTGATGACATTGGGATTTGGAACGACTTAGGAACAGTTCGAGCGGAAAGAAGGGAGTGGCACAAATTACCTAATACATCTGTAGGAGGAAATCCCACAATTAGAATATCCTTCATCTGTTCTGACTGGGAAGCCTTGTCAAGTTACATTCTCATCAGGCCTTTGTACAAGACGGCCAACTCCGAGCAAGTGGGACAAGCTACAAGAATTTTCCCCCGCCCAATCCCTGAAATAGTAGAGATCCCCATCCCAAACGATTTACTCGCTCGATTTATAAATTTCCGAGATTTTGAAGTTTACAAAGTCGGGCGGCGGCTTCGGACAGTGGGGATCACTCCAGATGCAAATCTTGATGTCCGAGGAGAAGAGTTATGGGGCTAGCCGATATAGCCGAAGCAACCCTAGAAAGTCGGGCGGTAAGAAGTGCGATCGGTGACAGGATTTTCAACTCTAGCCTTGACCAACAGGACTCCGGCGATGGGGGAGGATCTATCGTTTCGACTCTCCTTGGATTGGGTGGACGGCTGCTCGGATTTCTGGTTGGGAGTGTAGGTAGCGTTCTAGGGTTCAGTCTGTCACTGCTGTGGGGAATGGTGACGAATGCCGCCCAGTTTATCTGGAATTTCAACTGGAATATTAGCGACTCCCAAATAGATCAACAAATTCAACAAAAATGGAATGCAATTTCCGGAATGTTGGGGGGAACTCTGGGTAATGCTTTAGGATATTTGGGTTGTGGCGTTCTGCCTGGGGCGACAATCTTTTCTTTCAATGCAGCGATGGGCGCATACGTCCTGGGCAATGTTGGAGAGGAAATGGCAGAAGAGTTTTTGTCTAACCTCTCTAACTTAATCAGATACACTTTCATGAGTGGCATTGAATCCCTCATACTTTCAGGATTCAAAAATATTCGCCACTTGATTAAATCTAATTCAGTCCTAATTGGGCGTATTTTAGGAGATAATGCCGAAGCTGCTATTAATGCTTGGGGTGCGAGTGGTAGCAAGCCCTGGTCTTTTGCCTTGGCAACAGAGGAGGCAGTAGAATCTATCAGCAATGAAGCTGTAAAAAATTTCGTAGAAGAATTTTTAGAGGAATCCTGGGAAGGATGTGTGGAAGCAGGCTATGTTGTCGCCAATTCCATAGAATCATTCATTGCACTGGAGAAACTCAAACAACAGCAACTTCCCTCGTTGGGGAAAACCAGATTTGTAGAGATTACTCCGGATCGAAGTATTGAATCCCAAAAAATAGTTTTAGCTGGGCCAGAACAAGTTTTAAAGAGCCAAATAGTTTCTACTTTATCCAACTACCAAATGATGGAGGATAAAGACATAGGCGCTTTCGTCGGCGCTCCATTGGACGACTATTTACGCGCTAAACCGAGAACCATTACTTTGGTGATTCAATTCTTTTCAAACCAGCAACCACCTTGGGCTAAAGTCGGGACACAAAGATTAATTTCCTCGACTTGCCAAATCCCTGATATAAAAAGAGAGCGGATAGACTGGGCAAGGATTAAGCTTGCTTGTGGTGGAACAAATGGATTTATGTTTGGACGGTTCCGTGTCACAGGACTACTAAACAATGGTAGACAAATGACTATTTATGGAGCTTCTGCTGATGAGGCGGAAGAACGATTACGTGCGCTACTTTATTTCAGTGATGCAGAATTAATTAAAAAACCTACCATAACGGAGGACAGGACTGAAGATACTGCGGGATCTTACATAAAACAACCACGCAGAATCTACCCTGCCTACTTCACTATTTTTAATCAATTTCAAGTACCTGGAGCGCCTGGGGGCAGTATTCCGATTAATGGTCAAAGGTTCATCAAGAAGCAAGAACGGATAGACTTATGGACGGATCAAGAGCCATTGGATTTTGATCTTCGCATCCAAGAATTGCTGCGTCAGACGTAGATAAATGCTGATCTTAACTTTGGTGATTGAATCAGAATTACACAAAAAAATCAGAAATTATGAGGGGTGGCAGACATGGGTGGATGGAAATTTAAAATTTAGTAGAGGTCGTTATTTTGGTCACTTGCGGTATAGCAATAATTTCAAAGGGTGTTGCCTAAAATCAGAATTGAAGCATAGGATATCTTCCAATTCATCCAGGATTGATTTAGCTATGAAGGATGAATCTTCCAAGCTGGCAATATTAGCCCGTGACGTTGAGAATCTACGGTCTGAGTCAAGCGAAAAATATCTATTGTTTCTCAGGCAGTCCGGGACATCCAAGGGGCAGTACACGGCAGAGATTATACTCAAAGGTGATAACTTCACATTGATATTAAAGGAGTGCGATCGCGCTTCCTTTTTTTTTGCCTATATTGAGAAGAAATTGAGTAACGTGAAAGCACTGGGAAAACCTTAAAATCAGGGGTGAATCCAGTGCCATTGAGTAGCATTTAGGTAGCGGGGTGCTAATCAGCCTCCTGTAATCATTGATTTAGCGTTGAATTTACATACTGGATCGTAAAATTCACTTTATTTAACCTTAATTAAGTAATTAAACAAACAGTAGCAATTCAGGTTACAAATTTAAGAACTGTGTTGGAAGTTGTAATTTATGAATCTGCCATTACGGACATTGGGAGTTGAACCAAATGCGTGGAATGTGAATCAGGCGATCGCAGATATTACTCGTCCCCAAAAGACCCCACAACCGGTTATTTTATCAACAGAAACCAAAACTCTGCACCTCGACTTGGCAAAAACTGCGATCATCATCATTGATATGCAAAACGACTTCTGTCACCCTGATGGATGGTTAGCCCATATCGGCGTAGATGTCACACCAGCGCGTCAACCCATAGAACCTTTAAATAGCTTACTTCCAGAACTGCGTAGAGCAAATGTACCAGTCATTTGGCTTAACTGGGGAAATCGTCCCGACTTATTAAATATTAGTGCTGCTTTACTGCACGTTTACAACCCCACAGGGTCAGGCGTAGGATTGGGCGATCCTTTGCCCAGCAACGGTGCTAAAGTCCTCATGGCGGGTAGTTGGGCGGCGGCGGTTGTTGATGGACTGCAACAGCTACCAGAAGACATTTGTGTGGATAAATACCGCATGAGTGGGTTTTGGGATACGCCTTTAGATAGTATTCTGCGGAACTTAGGAACAACGACACTATTATTTGGGGGTGTGAATGCTGATCAATGTGTGATGTCTACCCTATGTGATGCCAACTTTTTAGGATATGACTGCATTTTAGTTAAGAATTGCACAGCTACGACTTCTCCTGAGTATTGTTGGCTGGCAACATTATATAACGTTAAGCAATGTTTTGGTTTTGTCACAGACTCAGAAGCGATTTTAAAAGTGCTTTCTTCCTGAGTAGAGAGTATTTACAGTTATCAATTAAAAGGAGATGAATAAATGCACGCTACTAGATGTGTAATTCCTATTATCAAGTCTCCCAAAGACTATCAAACATATCGTATTAGTCCAGATGATTCTAATCGACTGGCGATTATATTTGATTCCATCAATGCGAATACTTCTTTAACTTGCTGCATCGAAATTTTTGATGTGGGTGGACAAACACCGCCAAACCGTCATCAATGGGCGGTGGAAATGTTTTTTGTCCTCAAAGGGGAAGGGGTAGCCATGTGTGATGGTAAGAGTGTCCAAATTCAAGCCGGGGATAGTTTGTTAGTACCTCCAACTGGAACTCATTTAATTAAGAATACAGGTAATACTCGCTTGTACACTTTAACGGTGATGGTTCCTAATGAAGATTTTTCGGAATTAATTCGCAGTGGAATTCCGGTGGAGTTAGATGCTGAGGATATGGAAGTTTTAGGAAGACAAAATGCGTTAATGCCTTGTTAAAGATGTTCGGAAGCAGGGAGTATCCCACTTTGGAAATATATCTTTTCTGTCTAACCATGTAATCAAGTTCTTACGGCTTAATCAAAAATGTATCTTCCAAGTTAGGATGCTCCCCGAAACCACAGATAAACACAGATGAATTGCATTTAATTGGTATTCATGGGTATTCATTTGTGGTTGATATCATCGCATTTACGCAAAATTATTTAACTCAAGCAGAATTTTACCCACGATAATAGAATTAACCCTTTCGTGAAAATTATTATGGAAACCCTCACCTTAAGCATACCTCCAAGCGTAGGTTTAACCGATGAGCAGTTTTATCAACTCTGCATTGCTAACGAACCTTGGCAATTAGAACTTACCCAGACTGGAGAATTAATTATTATGCCCCCAACAGGCGGTGAAAGCGGAATTAGAAACTCTGATTTAATCACAGAGTTAAATTTATGGAACCGTAAAACCAAGTTAGGCAAAGTCTTTGACTCTTCGACTGAGTTTAAATTACCCAATGGTGCATATCGCTGTCCTGATGCGGCTTGGGTGAAGTTAGAACGTTGGGAAGCTTTAACTAAAGATGAAAAAAGACGTTTTCCGCCGCTTTGTCCTGATTTTGTAATTGAACTGCGTTCAGAAAGTGATAGTTTAGCTAAATTACGCGCTAAAATGCTGGAGTATCAAGAAAATGGTGCGCCGTTAGGTTGGTTAATTGATCCGCAAACACCTTCGGTAGAAATTTATCGCCCAGGACAAGATGTAGAAGTTTTGAATTTCTCTTTTGATCAACCTCCTCAACTTTCTGGTGAAGAAGTTCTACCTGGTTTTGTTTTAGATTTAATGATTATTTTAAATCCATAGAGTAGGTTACAGAAAATACTCGTTTATTGTGCAACGCCAAATCAAGTGTACCCAGCTATGGTATCACCCTTTCCCAATAATGAATGGGCTAGAACTCAAAACAACCTGGGCAATGTTTAAAGTCAGCGCATCCAAGGAAACAAAGAACAAAATCAGCAAACTATTCAGCAGTATCTTAAATGGTATCAACCAGACGACAAACCCCTGAGCGAACTGGCAAATTGGGCGGGTTTCTGTGCTATTGGATAACTTTTGCCTAAATCCTCATCATATTAGGGACTTATGCAAAAACTCTCTGAAAACCTCTTCCCTTCTCCCAAGGGGAGAGGCTAACGCGAACGTGTCCTTCTCCCAAGGGGAGAGGCTAGCGCCAACGTGGTTCGTTTCTCCGTTGCTTGTGCCTAAATGCTAATCCTATTATAGCGATCGCCCCATCAACTCATGCAAAAAATCCTACCCAAACAAACCGCTTCCATGCAAACCCGTGATGGTATCCGCCTAGATGCAGATATTTATCGCCCCGAAGCAGAGGGAGAATATCCCGTTTTATTAATGCGCCAACCCTATGGAAGAGCGATCGCCTCTACCGTTGTTTACGCCCATCCCACGTGGTATAGTGAAAAAGGATATATAGTAGTTATTCAAGATGTCAGAGGAAGAGGCACATCCGAAGGTGAATTTCAGCTATTTACCCACGAAATCGCCGATGGAGAAGACAGCGTAAACTGGGCTGCGAAACTCCCTGGTAGTAACGGCAAAGTTGGAATGTATGGCTTTTCCTATCAAGGAATGACTCAACTATATGCCGCATCTGCGAAACCACCAGCATTAAAAACAATTTGCCCAGCCATGATTGGCTATGATTTATATACAGATTGGGCGTATGAAGGAGGCGCATTTTGTTTACAAACTAACCTCGCTTGGTCAATTCAATTAGCTACAGAAACCGCCCGTTTACGAAAAGATAAAACAGCTTATGAAGCATTATTTGCTGCATTTCGTAATTTACCTGTAAATAATCCCGAAATTCTCCAGCAAATCGCCCCAGAATCATTTTATCATCAGTGGCTGGCACATTCTCAACCCGATACATACTGGGAAAAACTTTCGCCTAAAAACCACTTACAAAATGTGGATTTGCCCATGTTCCATATCGGAGGATGGTTTGATACTTACCTGCGAGGAACTTGGCATTTATATCAAGATATGAGCGATCGCAGCAGCACACCCCAACATTTATTAATTGGTCCTTGGGCGCATTTGCCTTGGGGTCGCAAAGTTGGTGGAGTTGATTTTGGTGCAAATGCCGTCAGTCCTGTAGACCAGATGCAAATTCGCTGGTTTGACCAGTTTCTCAAAGGTATTGATACAGGATTACTAGAAGAAAAACCTGTTTGTTTATTTGAGATGGGAAGTAATATTTGGCATAGTTATCCAACTATCCCTACATCAAACCAGAAATCTTATTTTTTGTCAACCACCGGACTGGCTAATATTCGAGAAGATTCTGGAACCCTCATCGACAATCCACAATCCCAAATCCCCAATTCCTGTGATGTCTTAGTTCATGACCCTTGGCGACCGGTTCCTGCTTTGGGTGGTCATGCAGCACTGTCGGCGGGTGTTTTTGAGCGATCGCATTTAGATTGTCGTGCTGATGTTTTAACGTACACCAGTGAACCGTTAACAGAAAACTTGCATTTGGCTGGGAATGTCGCGGTGGAAATCTTCTGTAGTGCCGATCAACCCAGTTATGATTTGTGTGCGGTGCTGTCAGAAGTGCATCCTGATGGCTGTGTGTATAACTTAACTCAAGGTTATGTCCATTGTCGTCCAGGTTCAGAACAAGCGCCGACAAAAATTCAACTGCAAGCTATTTGTGCGCGAATTTCTCAAGGTAATGCACTGCGTTTGAGTTTGAGTGCTGCCTGTTTTCCTGCTTATGCGATGAACTCTGGAAGTGGTACAGTAAGAAGTAGTGGGGAGTTGATGGATGCTCAGGTGATCACAATTACGGTTAATTGTGGAGATGATTTTCTTTCTCAAGTTTTGCTGCCGTTAAGAGTTAATTAAGAGTTTGTGTCACGCAAAGGCGCAAAGACGCAAAGAAGAAGAAGAGTTAAATTAATGGCAGCGAGTTTAGCAGTTTACAGCAAGAATTGATTTACCGGATATTGACAGAAATATCTGGAATGTTTTACTATGGAAATAGAGGAAACAGATGGAAAGTAAATTAACGGAACCATCACCAGCACTCACTGAAATTCCGCCTGGATATCTGAATATCATGGGTTATGTGGATGAGTCAGAAGTTAATGGTCCGGGAAGTCGTGCTGTTGTCTGGGTTCAAGGTTGTCCCCGTGAATGTTCTGGCTGCTTTAATCCTGAGTCTTGGTCTTTTGGGATTAATCAATTAATTTCTGTTGATACTCTCGCGCAGAATATCCTCAGCAAACCTAATAATACAGGTGTGACGTTTTCCGGTGGGGAACCTTTTTGGCAAGCAACTGCACTAGCGTCTTTGGCTCGGAAGCTCAAAGCTGCTGGTTTAAATATCATGTCTTTTACTGGGTTTACCCTCAAGCAATTACAGTCTGCATCAGCACCACCAGATTCGGCTGCACTATTAGCAGAATTAGATATCTTGATTGATGGTCCTTTTGTGGACTCTCTAGCAATTAATTCTCCCACGTCTTTGGTTTCTTCTAGCAATCAAGGCGTTAATGTTTTTAACCCAGATTTAGCAGACCAGATGACTTGGGCGAGTGACCAGATAGAAATCCATATTCTTAAAGATGGTAGCAGAATTGTGACTGGTTATCAAGGCGGTTTGAGTAAATAATTACTAATTAGACATCTCCAACAAAGTAGAGACGTTCCATGGAACGTCTCTACAACGGTTTACCGAGAAAGGATATTCAAAATAAGGCCAAATTTTGGATTAACCACTAACTTGAGATTCTACTACACCGATGGGACAAGCAACCTTTGTTCCTCCTAACCCACAATAGCCATTGGGGTTTTTGGCGAGATACTGCTGATGATAAGCTTCTGCGTAGTAAAATTCAGGTGCATCTAAAATTTCTGTGGTAATTTTTCCATAGCCTGCTTTGTTGAGTGCTTGCTGATAAGCTTCTTGTGATGCTTGGGCTAGTTGCTTCTGCTGTGGGGAATAAACATAAATTCCCGAACGGTATTGAGTACCAGCATCATTACCTTGGCGCATTCCTTGGGTGGGGTTATGGCTTTCCCAAAAAACTTTCAAAAGTTGAGAGAAACTAATTATTTTAGGATCAAAGACAACTAACACTACCTCGTTATGACCAGTCATTCCGCTACATACTTCATCATAACTGGGGTTTGGGGTGCTACCAGCAGCATAACCCACCGCAGTTGTGTAAACTCCTGGAAGTTGCCAAAATTTGCGTTCTGCACCCCAAAAGCAGCCTAAACCAAATATTGCTTTCTCTAAGCCTTCAGGAAAAGGCGCTTTTAAAGTATTCTTATTTACATAGTGTTCATTGGGTACTGGCATTGATTTTGCTCTTCCTGGTAAAGCTTCTTCAGGAGTGGGGATAGCCAGCTTTTTACCAAATCCAAATAGTCCCATAATTTTTAACTCTGATTTCTCATAAATTTCTTTACCTTACTTAATATTGTAAAGAATCTTGTACAGCTTGGGGAGTTTTGGGAATAACTCATTGCTTATCCCTAACCGATAATTAAAAGTAATTTTACACAAACGATTGTACCAAAGGCAACAGCCGACCTATTTGTTCTTGACCATTTACGGCTAAGTCGCTGTGACATAAATACAATTTTTCACCGACACGAGACAGTAAATCTGCTAGGATTTTTCGCAATCTGGCTTCTTCTAGTAAATCTTCATCTTCTGCTGTCCAACGTTCGCCTAACCTGTGTCTCAAGAACAACGGCGCTGCAAATAGCGTCGCTGCGCCACCTTTTGTCCAGAGAGGTGAACCAGCATCCAACCAAAAATGCCAACGGTGAAATCTTCTACTAGAACGATATTGGAAAATAGTTGCTAAGGTGACAGCTTTTCTGGCTGCGCCGATGGGACGCAAGGGGTAAGGATTGGCGGTAATAGTACCACGTCGGAGTAAGTGTATAAATTCGGCAATGGTTGTGTTGACTTCTCCCCCTGCTGGTATGATGGGGTTTGTTTGTCGTAAACGGGTGTCAATTTCCCAATAATGTTGGGCTGTTTCCAGTAATTCCCGCAATGCTGCCATTTCCTCGTAGGGAGGATGACGATCTTTACAGATAAAGTCCTGCATTGCTAGATATAACAGAGAAGTTGGACTGGGACTCAAATCCTTTGCTTGTTGTTTTTCTAACCACTGCAAAATTTCACCATAAGCTGTAGTAGCTGCATAGCCAATTCTATCCCAGCGCTCGAATGCTGACACTGGGAGCAAGTGGGGATGATCGGGATGAGGTTTAAAACAGTAATCTGTAATTAATCCGGCGCGTACTGGGTCGATGCGAGTGGGGAATAGGGAGTGGGGAGTGGGGAGTGGGGAGTGGGGAGTGGAGATTTCTGGTTTTCGACTCAAGATAACTAACATCTCGGCTACGGCTTCTCGATCTACAAGGCGACCTAAACCGGGATAGACTAGAGCCAGCATGGTGAGTAAGGCTCGAATCACAGGTGAACTAATTAAGGGGCGTTGCTCGTTGAGTGATTCGACGGGGATGTTTTGCTTATCGAGGATTTCTACTAAAGTATAACGGGCGATCGCATCTAAACCCGGTGCAATAATTGCTACATCTTCTGCTTGTACTTGTCCCGAATTGATCGCTTTCGCAATTTCATCTGCTGTGTCTCGTAACAATTGGGCGCGGGAAGTTGTTTGAATTAACTGTACTGAGTCTGGTAAACTAGACAGCATCATTGATTCTGTGACTAACTCCACCATTGGGGTCAAAAGTTGGTCTGCTAGACATGGTAAAGGTGATGTCGTTAATCTCTCAATTTGACAACGCCCTGCTAAACCTTCTAAATAGTGAGGATCAGCGCCCAATCCTAGACGCACTGCACCATCAGGGTTATAACTAAAAGCACCTACAGCACCTTTATTCAACAAAAAATCAAACAGTTGACGTGCTACCGCAGGATATTCATCGACATCATCTGCGAGTACAGCTTGATAGCGTTGAGTTAAGTGTTGTTGATAATGGCGATCGCTTAATAACTTCTGACTATAAAGTTCAGTAATAATCCCATAACTCAGTAATCCCCGTTCTAAACACCAGTTACGCCAATCTAGTAACAAAGATGCCAAAAACTCCGGTTCTAAATCTATGGCATTTTCTGGTAAACCTGTTTGCAAAATCCGGCTAATATCTTCACAGATTGTACCACTATAAGCCGCCAATTGGAATAAATCCAGAATCCGACGTACCAAACGGGATTCATTCACACCCGCACGCCGCAAAATGGCTGCATCTAACTGGGAATGCCAAAGTTTCGTCGCTAATTCCTGTTCAGTTTCTGGGCGTAATCTTACCGGAAATTGTGCTTTGAGTTTTAACGACTCAATCAATAAAGGCCAAAATAAAATAACTTCATCTTGAAAAAAACCGAGCAGCGTCTTAGTACGAACAGGATATTTTCCCTGAGTTGCTGTGACAATTTTATCAGCCAAATCCCGGCGATTCTCACTATTAGCAGCTAAAACCAAAACTCCTGGCTCTGTCTTGGGGAGAGGTGAAACTTGTAATCTTCCCCTACTATTTGGCTCACTTGGCTCTTTAGTATAAATTGATGCAGAAATATCATTTTGCCTGTGCAACCAATCACAAAAAATTTCTACCAAACGAGCCGTTTTACCACTGCGGCTAGTACCAACAATCCAAATAGAATGAGAAATCACAAATCCTCCCCTTATAGATTTGCTAGTATACTTCCTGCGTTAACTTAATGATCAGAAGCACTAATAAATGCTGAATAATTACCGACGATGAAAATACCGTTTTTTAGCCAAAAAATTTACCCTTTTTTACTGTCTACCTACCGATGGTACTTACTCACCCCAGAGCGTTCATTGGAAGCAGCTTATCAAGCCGCATTACAGATTAAAGCCATCGAAGACGAGCATTTTAATGGTAATCAAATAGACTTAAACTCAGCCATGTACAGTAACAGTATAATGGATTTTTTTGAGTCAGATTTACAGCGACTATTAAAAAGAGCCAGAATGCGACTGACAGAGTTTCGAGCCAGTCGTTTATTTTCTAATGAATCTCATCAAAGAGCAGCTCAGAAAACAGGGATAGACTACCCTAGTCCTGCCTTCATTTTAGAGAAATTACAATTCATTGATCAAGTTATCTCCAAATATAATAACTTGGAAAACGAAATTAATTCCGCGACTTTAGTAAATCAACCTCAAATTGTCAAAGTCGATGCGCCTACCTCTGAATTATCACCCCAAAAGTTAACAACTCCCAATCAAGAACCGCAGAAAAAACAGCGCGGCAAAGCTGATACAATGGGAATATTACCTCGGT encodes:
- a CDS encoding cysteine hydrolase family protein; the protein is MNLPLRTLGVEPNAWNVNQAIADITRPQKTPQPVILSTETKTLHLDLAKTAIIIIDMQNDFCHPDGWLAHIGVDVTPARQPIEPLNSLLPELRRANVPVIWLNWGNRPDLLNISAALLHVYNPTGSGVGLGDPLPSNGAKVLMAGSWAAAVVDGLQQLPEDICVDKYRMSGFWDTPLDSILRNLGTTTLLFGGVNADQCVMSTLCDANFLGYDCILVKNCTATTSPEYCWLATLYNVKQCFGFVTDSEAILKVLSS
- a CDS encoding cupin domain-containing protein; amino-acid sequence: MHATRCVIPIIKSPKDYQTYRISPDDSNRLAIIFDSINANTSLTCCIEIFDVGGQTPPNRHQWAVEMFFVLKGEGVAMCDGKSVQIQAGDSLLVPPTGTHLIKNTGNTRLYTLTVMVPNEDFSELIRSGIPVELDAEDMEVLGRQNALMPC
- a CDS encoding Uma2 family endonuclease; the protein is METLTLSIPPSVGLTDEQFYQLCIANEPWQLELTQTGELIIMPPTGGESGIRNSDLITELNLWNRKTKLGKVFDSSTEFKLPNGAYRCPDAAWVKLERWEALTKDEKRRFPPLCPDFVIELRSESDSLAKLRAKMLEYQENGAPLGWLIDPQTPSVEIYRPGQDVEVLNFSFDQPPQLSGEEVLPGFVLDLMIILNP
- a CDS encoding CocE/NonD family hydrolase; its protein translation is MQKILPKQTASMQTRDGIRLDADIYRPEAEGEYPVLLMRQPYGRAIASTVVYAHPTWYSEKGYIVVIQDVRGRGTSEGEFQLFTHEIADGEDSVNWAAKLPGSNGKVGMYGFSYQGMTQLYAASAKPPALKTICPAMIGYDLYTDWAYEGGAFCLQTNLAWSIQLATETARLRKDKTAYEALFAAFRNLPVNNPEILQQIAPESFYHQWLAHSQPDTYWEKLSPKNHLQNVDLPMFHIGGWFDTYLRGTWHLYQDMSDRSSTPQHLLIGPWAHLPWGRKVGGVDFGANAVSPVDQMQIRWFDQFLKGIDTGLLEEKPVCLFEMGSNIWHSYPTIPTSNQKSYFLSTTGLANIREDSGTLIDNPQSQIPNSCDVLVHDPWRPVPALGGHAALSAGVFERSHLDCRADVLTYTSEPLTENLHLAGNVAVEIFCSADQPSYDLCAVLSEVHPDGCVYNLTQGYVHCRPGSEQAPTKIQLQAICARISQGNALRLSLSAACFPAYAMNSGSGTVRSSGELMDAQVITITVNCGDDFLSQVLLPLRVN
- a CDS encoding 4Fe-4S single cluster domain-containing protein, coding for MESKLTEPSPALTEIPPGYLNIMGYVDESEVNGPGSRAVVWVQGCPRECSGCFNPESWSFGINQLISVDTLAQNILSKPNNTGVTFSGGEPFWQATALASLARKLKAAGLNIMSFTGFTLKQLQSASAPPDSAALLAELDILIDGPFVDSLAINSPTSLVSSSNQGVNVFNPDLADQMTWASDQIEIHILKDGSRIVTGYQGGLSK
- the msrA gene encoding peptide-methionine (S)-S-oxide reductase MsrA, producing MGLFGFGKKLAIPTPEEALPGRAKSMPVPNEHYVNKNTLKAPFPEGLEKAIFGLGCFWGAERKFWQLPGVYTTAVGYAAGSTPNPSYDEVCSGMTGHNEVVLVVFDPKIISFSQLLKVFWESHNPTQGMRQGNDAGTQYRSGIYVYSPQQKQLAQASQEAYQQALNKAGYGKITTEILDAPEFYYAEAYHQQYLAKNPNGYCGLGGTKVACPIGVVESQVSG
- a CDS encoding recombinase family protein; this translates as MISHSIWIVGTSRSGKTARLVEIFCDWLHRQNDISASIYTKEPSEPNSRGRLQVSPLPKTEPGVLVLAANSENRRDLADKIVTATQGKYPVRTKTLLGFFQDEVILFWPLLIESLKLKAQFPVRLRPETEQELATKLWHSQLDAAILRRAGVNESRLVRRILDLFQLAAYSGTICEDISRILQTGLPENAIDLEPEFLASLLLDWRNWCLERGLLSYGIITELYSQKLLSDRHYQQHLTQRYQAVLADDVDEYPAVARQLFDFLLNKGAVGAFSYNPDGAVRLGLGADPHYLEGLAGRCQIERLTTSPLPCLADQLLTPMVELVTESMMLSSLPDSVQLIQTTSRAQLLRDTADEIAKAINSGQVQAEDVAIIAPGLDAIARYTLVEILDKQNIPVESLNEQRPLISSPVIRALLTMLALVYPGLGRLVDREAVAEMLVILSRKPEISTPHSPLPTPHSLFPTRIDPVRAGLITDYCFKPHPDHPHLLPVSAFERWDRIGYAATTAYGEILQWLEKQQAKDLSPSPTSLLYLAMQDFICKDRHPPYEEMAALRELLETAQHYWEIDTRLRQTNPIIPAGGEVNTTIAEFIHLLRRGTITANPYPLRPIGAARKAVTLATIFQYRSSRRFHRWHFWLDAGSPLWTKGGAATLFAAPLFLRHRLGERWTAEDEDLLEEARLRKILADLLSRVGEKLYLCHSDLAVNGQEQIGRLLPLVQSFV